The proteins below are encoded in one region of Saccopteryx leptura isolate mSacLep1 chromosome 1, mSacLep1_pri_phased_curated, whole genome shotgun sequence:
- the LOC136388821 gene encoding olfactory receptor 51I2-like, whose protein sequence is MGAKNNGSLDVLSVFLTGIPGLEAQHGWFSILFFTMYIVAIVGNGLIMAAVKVDPALHEPMYLFLSMLAVAEVGVSVSTLPTVMGILWFDARQIDFDGCLSQMFFIHTFSCMESGVLLAMSYDRFVAIYNPLRYTAILTLPRIICMGLGITLKSVTLMASLPILLRQLPYCHINILSHSYCLHSDLIQLPCADTKLNSILGLAIVLATFGLDSLFIVVSYVLILYTVLDIASGEGQRKALNTCVSHICAVIVYYVPMIGVSVMHRAAKHASPLIHTLMSSIYLFVPPVLNPIIYSIKTKPVRQRITTFFSCKRELF, encoded by the coding sequence ATGGGAGCCAAGAACAATGGAAGCCTTGATGTCCTATCTGTCTTTCTGACTGGAATCCCAGGCTTGGAGGCCCAACATGGCTGGTTTTCCATCCTTTTCTTCACCATGTACATTGTGGCCATTGTGGGCAATGGCCTAATCATGGCAGCAGTGAAGGTGGACCCTGCCTTACATGAGCCCATGTACCTGTTTCTCTCCATGTTGGCTGTGGCTGAGGTGGGTGTCTCTGTGTCTACACTGCCCACTGTCATGGGCATTCTTTGGTTTGATGCTCGCCAGATTGACTTTGATGGTTGTCTGTCTCAGATGTTCTTCATTCACACTTTCTCCTGCATGGAATCGGGAGTCCTCTTGGCCATGAGTTATGACCGCTTTGTAGCCATCTACAACCCACTGCGCTATACAGCCATACTGACCCTGCCCCGCATTATCTGCATGGGTCTGGGCATTACACTGAAGAGTGTGACACTCATGGCTTCCCTTCCAATCCTTTTGAGGCAGCTGCCCTACTGCCACATTAACATCCTTTCCCACTCTTACTGCCTGCACTCAGACCTGATCCAGCTGCCTTGTGCTGATACTAAGCTCAATAGCATCTTGGGTTTGGCCATTGTCCTAGCCACTTTTGGACTGGACTCACTATTCATTGTGGTTTCTTATGTACTGATTCTTTACACAGTGTTAGACATAGCTTCTGGGGAAGGACAGCGGAAAGCTCTAAACACGTGTGTGTCACACATCTGTGCAGTGATTGTGTACTATGTGCCTATGATTGGTGTATCTGTGATGCATCGTGCTGCTAAGCATGCCTCACCCCTGATCCACACACTCATGTCTAGCATCTACCTCTTTGTGCCTCCTGTGCTCAACCCCATCATTTATAGCATCAAGACCAAGCCAGTTCGACAGCGAatcaccacttttttttcttgcaagaGAGAATTGTTTTGA
- the LOC136388820 gene encoding olfactory receptor 51I1: protein MLGPNGTPFQPDTLQLTGIPGMQTGQAWVALVFCILYLISIVGNLSILALVVRETALHQPMYYFLSMLSLNDLGVSFSTLPTVLATFCFNYRHIGLNACLIQMFFIHTFSFTESGILLAMSFDRFVAICDPLRYATVLTNRCILAMGLGILAKSLTTLLPFPFLLKRLPFCKGNVLHHSYCLHPDLMKVACGDIHVNNIYGLFVVIFTYGIDSTFILLSYALILRAVLAIASREQRFKALNTCMSHICAVLAFYVPIIAVSMIHRFWKSAPPVVHVMMSNVYLFVPPMLNPIIYSVKTKEIRRGIFKGFYKSRS from the coding sequence ATGTTGGGCCCCAATGGCACCCCCTTCCAGCCTGACACACTTCAGCTCACAGGCATTCCTGGGATGCAGACAGGTCAAGCTTGGGTTGCCCTGGTTTTCTGCATCCTGTACCTGATCTCCATTgtaggcaacctcagcatccttGCTCTGGTGGTTCGGGAGACTGCTCTGCACCAGCCCATGTACTACTTTCTCTCCATGCTCTCTCTCAATGATCTAGGGGTATCCTTTTCAACACTCCCAACTGTGCTTGCTACTTTCTGCTTTAACTACCGTCATATTGGTCTCAATGCTTGCTTGATTCAGATGTTCTTCATCCACACTTTCTCTTTCACGGAATCAGGCATACTGCTGGCCATGAGCTTTGACCGTTTTGTGGCTATTTGTGATCCACTACGCTATGCCACTGTGCTCACCAACAGGTGCATCTTGGCTATGGGCCTAGGCATCCTTGCCAAGAGCCTCACAACTCTTTTGCCTTTTCCCTTTCTGTTGAAACGACTTCCCTTCTGCAAGGGCAATGTTTTGCATCACTCGTACTGCCTCCATCCAGATCTCATGAAAGTGGCATGTGGAGACATCCATGTTAACAACATCTATGGACTCTTTGTGGTTATTTTCACCTATGGCATAGACTCAACTTTTATCCTTCTCTCTTACGCATTGATTCTGAGAGCTGTGCTGGCCATTGCATCCCGAGAGCAGCGGTTCAAGGCACTCAACACCTGCATGTCACATATCTGTGCAGTGCTGGCTTTCTATGTGCCCATAATTGCTGTCTCCATGATCCATCGCTTCTGGAAAAGTGCCCCACCTGTTGTTCATGTTATGATGTCCAACGTCTACTTATTTGTACCCCCCATGCTGAACCCTATCATCTACAGCGTGAAGACAAAGGAGATACGCAGAGGGATCTTCAAAGGCTTTTATAAATCCCGAAGCTGA